The Synchiropus splendidus isolate RoL2022-P1 chromosome 1, RoL_Sspl_1.0, whole genome shotgun sequence genome includes a window with the following:
- the LOC128762962 gene encoding uncharacterized protein LOC128762962 isoform X2: MAIPQMLNSDAALTMVIAGGEDEGPVNGHQSLVQPFAPHLSRVLRLGTAKLVVSGGEENLDENQGLSVVAQAQSEDFQEFSPTNTQSFYDRVQLLKMCRAVQSLVLSDSEDEKDELLCQNLQRKHRRRPRSQREQERPIIRGLWVQELDWLKSSSREISTSYDIIPPPPQFTDSLSQDELQECGCISGSVCECSDTPDWMLPSKEPCPTLDTDDTSSSCNHSDSNSDLDSICTHETDSDFSCCAEECQHKPQSCGAMSNMTFDLMNVSGSQLGSEFSPTSQYKGRTLHTLHRPGDVSPDVSTLTATSDRVLDALRGKVTRMSRFFAAPFFKYLKAQTDWKIDRMSNEGFIFYHQLEPKGCQYREEEEYHILHHIQNGSYGDVFCVQDKTTGFTCAAKRIPLSRFSVEEVRTWSLLDSPRVVQLFGAVRDGLNIVLFMDLKPVCLGQILKELDRLSEDLALHYLHQSLGALEHLHQNGVLHLDVKVDNVLLSADCRDTFLCDFGLSEVLDEDQRSRQTFRGTVLPGTETHMAPEVARGDQLSAKADVWSSCCMLLHMLNGYQPWISYYSPPLCLHIVNEPAPLGEVPSNCNNFTAQVFRSGLQKNPDKRASAQELKRMTTKALRAVGGLSPLSVRALCQKFYQAKHQRDGPSHPAVLPCAPKVLSGAHRPGMLWVSPWRTTAVEEDILDFKVSDSDPMSESPSPGSEWDSRPKSLHDDYMLNWSSDSDLDIYMADAECLGKCVGMDQDYEGDLEEDEDEEDWESPESTDYLKNLKELFPLLQKGQQRIESPVGSEPELEYLRHDVDPSAKILTVSPEPRDDPPSCFSDTSPLDQDSDHSSDDLSSGVFSSCNSQSDTVSDDQQQWTGPMHQSSLYGSEGVDICVENIDGECLRIRERKLVKVGHVAIGLSGQRKWCKQDCMSTAPQHSHPTPKYETK; this comes from the exons ATGGCCATTCCTCAAATGCTCAATTCTGACGCCGCCCTCACCATGGTGATCGCAGGAGGTGAAGACGAAGGCCCAGTGAATGGTCATCAGTCATTGGTCCAACCATTTGCACCACATCTGAGTCGGGTCCTGCGACTGGGAACTGCGAAGCTCGTGGTCTCAGGAGGGGAAGAGAATTTAGATGAGAACCAGGGGCTCTCAGTGGTCGCCCAGGCGCAAA GTGAAGACTTCCAGGAGTTCAGTCCAACCAACACTCAGAGTTTCTATGACAGAGTGCAGTTGTTGAAAATGTGCAG GGCTGTGCAGTCATTGGTGCTCAGTGACTCTGAGGATGAGAAGGACGAACTGCTTTGCCAAAACCTGCAAAGGAAACATCGAAGGAGGCCAAGAAGTCAGAGAGAGCAGGAGCGCCCCATAATCAGGGGCCTTTGGGTGCAGGAGCTGGACTGGCTGAAGTCTTCCTCCAGGGAAATATCAACATCGTATGACATcatcccccctcctcctcagttCACCGATTCACTGAGCCAAGATGAACTGCAGGAATGTGGATGCAtcagtggaagtgtgtgtgagtgcagtgACACACCAGACTGGATGTTACCATCAAAAGAGCCATGTCCAACGCTCGATACCGACGACACGTCCAGCAGCTGCAATCATTCAGACTCAAACTCAGACCTGGACTCTATCTGCACTCATGAGACAGACTCCGACTTCAGCTGCTGTGCTGAGGAGTGCCAACACAAACCACAGAGTTGTGGAGCCATGTCaaacatgacctttgacctgatgAACGTCTCTGGATCTCAGCTTGGTTCTGAGTTTAGTCCAACATCTCAGTACAAGGGGAGAACTTTGCATACATTGCATCGTCCTGGAGATGTGTCTCCTGATGTGTCGACCCTCACCGCCACCAGTGACAGAGTTCTGGATGCTCTCAGAGGAAAAGTGACGCGGATGTCTAGGTTCTTTGCTGcccctttttttaaatatctaaaGGCGCAGACCGATTGGAAGATTGACAGAATGTCTAATGAGGGTTTCATCTTTTATCAT CAACTTGAGCCCAAGGGTTGTCAGtacagggaggaagaggagtacCACATTCTTCATCACATACAGAACGGGTCATATGGGGATGTGTTTTGTGTCCAGGACAAAACTACCGGGTTCACATGCGCAGCCAAGAGG ATTCCATTGAGTCGTTTCAGTGTGGAGGAAGTGAGGACCTGGAGTCTTCTGGACTCTCCCAGAGTGGTCCAGCTGTTCGGGGCAGTTAGGGATGGGCTGAACATCGTTCTCTTCATGGACCTGAAACCAG TCTGTTTGGGTCAGATCCTGAAAGAATTGGACCGCCTGTCTGAAGACTTAGCGCTGCACTACCTCCACCAGTCACTGGGAGCGCTAGAGCACCTGCACCAGAATGGGGTGCTTCACTTAGATGTCAAAG TGGACAATGTGTTGCTGTCGGCTGACTGCAGGGACACATTCCTGTGTGACTTTGGTCTCTCCGAGGTTTTAGATGAGGACCAGAGAAGCAGGCAGACTTTCAGAG GTACAGTTCTCCCTGGCACTGAGACTCACATGGCCCCTGAAGTTGCCAGAGGTGACCAGCTGAGTGCCAAAGCCGACgtctggagcagctgctgcatgtTATTGCACATGCTGAACGGCTACCAGCCCTGGATAAGTTACTATTCACCGCCACTTTGTCTCCAT ATTGTCAACGAACCCGCACCTCTGGGTGAGGTTCCTTCCAACTGTAACAACTTCACAGCACAAGTGTTCCGGTCTGGTCTCCAAAAGAATCCTGATAAACGAGCATCTGCCCAGGAGCTGAAGAGGATGACTACCAAAGCCCTGAGAGCAG TGGGAGGTTTGAGTCCCCTGTCTGTCAGAGCACTTTGTCAGAAATTCTATCAAGCTAAACACCAGCGTGACGGCCCATCCCATCCAGCAGTTCTCCCCTGTGCTCCCAAAGTCTTGTCTGGTGCACACAGACCAGGGATGCTCTGGGTGAGTCCCTGGAGAACTACAGCAGTGGAAGAGGACATCCTGGATTTCAAGGTTTCTGACTCTGATCCAATGTCTGAGAGTCCTTCTCCTGGATCAGAATGGGACTCTCGCCCCAAATCCCTGCATGACGACTACATGTTGAACTGGAGTTCAGATTCAGACCTGGACATTTACATGGCTGATGCAGAATGTTTGGGCAAGTGTGTCGGAATGGATCAGGACTATGAGGGGGAtttggaggaggatgaagatgaggaggactGGGAATCTCCTGAATCCACAGACTATCTGAAGAACTTGAAAGAACTCTTCCCTCTCCTGCAGAAGGGACAGCAAAGGATTGAAAGCCCAGTTGGGTCAGAACCAGAGCTGGAATACCTCCGACACG ATGTTGATCCAAGCGCCAAGATCCTCACCGTCTCCCCCGAACCTAGAGACGACCCTCCGTCCTGCTTCAGTGACACCTCGCCATTAGACCAG GACTCTGATCATTCATCTGATGACTTGAGCTCTGGGGTCTTCTCTTCGTGCAACAGTCAAAGTGACACCGTGAGTGATGACCAGCAGCAGTGGACAGGGCCGATGCACCAGTCTTCATTATATGGTAGTGAAG GTGTTGACATCTGTGTTGAGAACATCGACGGTGAGTGCCTGAGGATCCGGGAACGCAAACTGGTCAAGGTTGGACACGTTGCAATTGGGCTCAGTGGTCAG AGAAAATGGTGCAAACAGGACTGCATGTCAACAGCACCCCAGCATTCTCATCCCACCCCCAAATATGAGACCAAGTAA
- the LOC128762962 gene encoding uncharacterized protein LOC128762962 isoform X1: MAIPQMLNSDAALTMVIAGGEDEGPVNGHQSLVQPFAPHLSRVLRLGTAKLVVSGGEENLDENQGLSVVAQAQSEDFQEFSPTNTQSFYDRVQLLKMCRAVQSLVLSDSEDEKDELLCQNLQRKHRRRPRSQREQERPIIRGLWVQELDWLKSSSREISTSYDIIPPPPQFTDSLSQDELQECGCISGSVCECSDTPDWMLPSKEPCPTLDTDDTSSSCNHSDSNSDLDSICTHETDSDFSCCAEECQHKPQSCGAMSNMTFDLMNVSGSQLGSEFSPTSQYKGRTLHTLHRPGDVSPDVSTLTATSDRVLDALRGKVTRMSRFFAAPFFKYLKAQTDWKIDRMSNEGFIFYHQLEPKGCQYREEEEYHILHHIQNGSYGDVFCVQDKTTGFTCAAKRIPLSRFSVEEVRTWSLLDSPRVVQLFGAVRDGLNIVLFMDLKPVCLGQILKELDRLSEDLALHYLHQSLGALEHLHQNGVLHLDVKVDNVLLSADCRDTFLCDFGLSEVLDEDQRSRQTFRGTVLPGTETHMAPEVARGDQLSAKADVWSSCCMLLHMLNGYQPWISYYSPPLCLHIVNEPAPLGEVPSNCNNFTAQVFRSGLQKNPDKRASAQELKRMTTKALRAVGGLSPLSVRALCQKFYQAKHQRDGPSHPAVLPCAPKVLSGAHRPGMLWVSPWRTTAVEEDILDFKVSDSDPMSESPSPGSEWDSRPKSLHDDYMLNWSSDSDLDIYMADAECLGKCVGMDQDYEGDLEEDEDEEDWESPESTDYLKNLKELFPLLQKGQQRIESPVGSEPELEYLRHDVDPSAKILTVSPEPRDDPPSCFSDTSPLDQDSDHSSDDLSSGVFSSCNSQSDTVSDDQQQWTGPMHQSSLYGSEGVDICVENIDGECLRIRERKLVKVGHVAIGLSGQISDKPFTLETLDRKSLSFEDQVDQSPVWFSCIPAPDQCHHWVWRVRDGRLELRD, translated from the exons ATGGCCATTCCTCAAATGCTCAATTCTGACGCCGCCCTCACCATGGTGATCGCAGGAGGTGAAGACGAAGGCCCAGTGAATGGTCATCAGTCATTGGTCCAACCATTTGCACCACATCTGAGTCGGGTCCTGCGACTGGGAACTGCGAAGCTCGTGGTCTCAGGAGGGGAAGAGAATTTAGATGAGAACCAGGGGCTCTCAGTGGTCGCCCAGGCGCAAA GTGAAGACTTCCAGGAGTTCAGTCCAACCAACACTCAGAGTTTCTATGACAGAGTGCAGTTGTTGAAAATGTGCAG GGCTGTGCAGTCATTGGTGCTCAGTGACTCTGAGGATGAGAAGGACGAACTGCTTTGCCAAAACCTGCAAAGGAAACATCGAAGGAGGCCAAGAAGTCAGAGAGAGCAGGAGCGCCCCATAATCAGGGGCCTTTGGGTGCAGGAGCTGGACTGGCTGAAGTCTTCCTCCAGGGAAATATCAACATCGTATGACATcatcccccctcctcctcagttCACCGATTCACTGAGCCAAGATGAACTGCAGGAATGTGGATGCAtcagtggaagtgtgtgtgagtgcagtgACACACCAGACTGGATGTTACCATCAAAAGAGCCATGTCCAACGCTCGATACCGACGACACGTCCAGCAGCTGCAATCATTCAGACTCAAACTCAGACCTGGACTCTATCTGCACTCATGAGACAGACTCCGACTTCAGCTGCTGTGCTGAGGAGTGCCAACACAAACCACAGAGTTGTGGAGCCATGTCaaacatgacctttgacctgatgAACGTCTCTGGATCTCAGCTTGGTTCTGAGTTTAGTCCAACATCTCAGTACAAGGGGAGAACTTTGCATACATTGCATCGTCCTGGAGATGTGTCTCCTGATGTGTCGACCCTCACCGCCACCAGTGACAGAGTTCTGGATGCTCTCAGAGGAAAAGTGACGCGGATGTCTAGGTTCTTTGCTGcccctttttttaaatatctaaaGGCGCAGACCGATTGGAAGATTGACAGAATGTCTAATGAGGGTTTCATCTTTTATCAT CAACTTGAGCCCAAGGGTTGTCAGtacagggaggaagaggagtacCACATTCTTCATCACATACAGAACGGGTCATATGGGGATGTGTTTTGTGTCCAGGACAAAACTACCGGGTTCACATGCGCAGCCAAGAGG ATTCCATTGAGTCGTTTCAGTGTGGAGGAAGTGAGGACCTGGAGTCTTCTGGACTCTCCCAGAGTGGTCCAGCTGTTCGGGGCAGTTAGGGATGGGCTGAACATCGTTCTCTTCATGGACCTGAAACCAG TCTGTTTGGGTCAGATCCTGAAAGAATTGGACCGCCTGTCTGAAGACTTAGCGCTGCACTACCTCCACCAGTCACTGGGAGCGCTAGAGCACCTGCACCAGAATGGGGTGCTTCACTTAGATGTCAAAG TGGACAATGTGTTGCTGTCGGCTGACTGCAGGGACACATTCCTGTGTGACTTTGGTCTCTCCGAGGTTTTAGATGAGGACCAGAGAAGCAGGCAGACTTTCAGAG GTACAGTTCTCCCTGGCACTGAGACTCACATGGCCCCTGAAGTTGCCAGAGGTGACCAGCTGAGTGCCAAAGCCGACgtctggagcagctgctgcatgtTATTGCACATGCTGAACGGCTACCAGCCCTGGATAAGTTACTATTCACCGCCACTTTGTCTCCAT ATTGTCAACGAACCCGCACCTCTGGGTGAGGTTCCTTCCAACTGTAACAACTTCACAGCACAAGTGTTCCGGTCTGGTCTCCAAAAGAATCCTGATAAACGAGCATCTGCCCAGGAGCTGAAGAGGATGACTACCAAAGCCCTGAGAGCAG TGGGAGGTTTGAGTCCCCTGTCTGTCAGAGCACTTTGTCAGAAATTCTATCAAGCTAAACACCAGCGTGACGGCCCATCCCATCCAGCAGTTCTCCCCTGTGCTCCCAAAGTCTTGTCTGGTGCACACAGACCAGGGATGCTCTGGGTGAGTCCCTGGAGAACTACAGCAGTGGAAGAGGACATCCTGGATTTCAAGGTTTCTGACTCTGATCCAATGTCTGAGAGTCCTTCTCCTGGATCAGAATGGGACTCTCGCCCCAAATCCCTGCATGACGACTACATGTTGAACTGGAGTTCAGATTCAGACCTGGACATTTACATGGCTGATGCAGAATGTTTGGGCAAGTGTGTCGGAATGGATCAGGACTATGAGGGGGAtttggaggaggatgaagatgaggaggactGGGAATCTCCTGAATCCACAGACTATCTGAAGAACTTGAAAGAACTCTTCCCTCTCCTGCAGAAGGGACAGCAAAGGATTGAAAGCCCAGTTGGGTCAGAACCAGAGCTGGAATACCTCCGACACG ATGTTGATCCAAGCGCCAAGATCCTCACCGTCTCCCCCGAACCTAGAGACGACCCTCCGTCCTGCTTCAGTGACACCTCGCCATTAGACCAG GACTCTGATCATTCATCTGATGACTTGAGCTCTGGGGTCTTCTCTTCGTGCAACAGTCAAAGTGACACCGTGAGTGATGACCAGCAGCAGTGGACAGGGCCGATGCACCAGTCTTCATTATATGGTAGTGAAG GTGTTGACATCTGTGTTGAGAACATCGACGGTGAGTGCCTGAGGATCCGGGAACGCAAACTGGTCAAGGTTGGACACGTTGCAATTGGGCTCAGTGGTCAG ATCTCAGACAAGCCCTTCACTCTGGAGACCTTGGACAGGAAGTCTCTATCATTTGAAGACCAGGTTGACCAGTCTCCAGTGTGGTTCAGTTGTATTCCAGCTCCTGACCAATGCCACCACTGGGTCTGGAGGGTCCGGGACGGCAGGCTGGAGCTCAGAGATTGA
- the LOC128763130 gene encoding tubulin alpha-1C chain-like, with translation MRECISVHVGQAGVQIGNACWELYCLEHGIQPDGQMPSEKTMGGGDDSFNTFFSETGAGKHVPRAVFVDLEPTVIDEVRSGTYRQLFHPEQLITGKEDAANNYARGHYTVGKELIDPVLERIRKLSDQCTGLQGFLVFHSFGGGTGSGFTSLLMERLSVDYGKKSKLEFSIYPAPQVSTAVVEPYNSILTTHTTLEHSDCAFMVDNEAIYDICRRNLDIERPTYTNLNRLISQIVSSITASLRFDGALNVDLTEFQTNLVPYPRIHFPLATYAPVISAEKAYHEQLSVAEITNACFEPANQLVKCDPRHGKYMACCLLFRGDVVPKDVNAAIATIKTKRTIQFVDWCPTGFKVGINYQPPTVVPGGDLAKVQRAVCMLSNTTAIAEAWARLDHKFDLMYAKRAFVHWYVGEGMEEGEFSEAREDMAALEKDYEEVGAESLGEEDEGEEY, from the exons ATG CGCGAGTGTATCTCTGTACATGTCGGTCAGGCTGGTGTCCAGATTGGCAATGCCTGCTGGGAACTCTACTGCCTGGAACATGGCATACAGCCAGATGGTCAGATGCCCAGTGAAAAGACAATGGGAGGTGGAGATGACTCCTTCAACACTTTCTTCAGTGAGACCGGGGCTGGGAAGCATGTGCCCAGAGCTGTTTTTGTGGACCTGGAACCCACTGTCATTG ATGAGGTTCGCTCTGGAACGTACCGTCAGCTGTTTCACCCCGAGCAGCTGATCACTGGAAAGGAGGACGCTGCCAACAACTATGCTCGTGGTCACTACACTGTGGGCAAGGAGCTCATTGATCCGGTGTTGGAAAGAATCCGCAAACTG tccGACCAGTGCACAGGTCTCCAGGGCTTCCTGGTGTTCCACAGCTTTGGAGGTGGCACCGGCTCTGGTTTCACCTCCCTGCTGATGGAGCGTCTGTCTGTGGATTACGGCAAGAAGTCCAAGCTGGAGTTCTCCATCTACCCAGCTCCCCAGGTGTCCACAGCTGTGGTGGAGCCTTACAACTCCATCCTGACCACCCACACCACCTTGGAACACTCTGACTGTGCCTTCATGGTAGACAATGAGGCCATCTACGACATTTGCCGCAGGAACCTGGACATTGAGCGTCCTACTTACACCAACCTCAACAGGCTGATTAGTCAGATCGTGTCCTCCATCACTGCGTCCCTTCGTTTCGACGGGGCCCTCAATGTCGATCTGACAGAGTTCCAGACCAACTTGGTGCCCTACCCTCGTATCCACTTCCCTCTGGCCACCTATGCCCCAGTCATCTCAGCCGAGAAGGCCTACCATGAGCAGCTCTCTGTGGCTGAAATCACCAACGCATGTTTTGAGCCAGCGAACCAGCTGGTGAAATGCGATCCTCGTCACGGCAAGTACATGGCCTGCTGCCTGCTCTTCCGTGGTGATGTGGTGCCCAAAGACGTAAACGCTGCCATCGCCACCATAAAGACCAAGCGCACCATCCAGTTTGTGGACTGGTGTCCCACTGGTTTCAAGGTGGGCATCAACTACCAGCCCCCCACTGTGGTTCCTGGTGGAGACCTGGCCAAGGTCCAGAGAGCTGTGTGCATGCTGAGCAACACCACTGCTATTGCAGAGGCCTGGGCTCGACTTGACCACAAGTTTGACCTGATGTATGCCAAGCGTGCCTTCGTCCACTGGTATGTTGGTGAGgggatggaggagggagagttCTCTGAGGCCAGAGAGGACATGGCTGCCCTGGAGAAGGATTATGAAGAGGTGGGAGCTGAGAGTCTGGGagaagaggatgaaggagaagagTATTGA
- the LOC128762962 gene encoding uncharacterized protein LOC128762962 isoform X3, which translates to MAIPQMLNSDAALTMVIAGGEDEGPVNGHQSLVQPFAPHLSRVLRLGTAKLVVSGGEENLDENQGLSVVAQAQSEDFQEFSPTNTQSFYDRVQLLKMCRAVQSLVLSDSEDEKDELLCQNLQRKHRRRPRSQREQERPIIRGLWVQELDWLKSSSREISTSYDIIPPPPQFTDSLSQDELQECGCISGSVCECSDTPDWMLPSKEPCPTLDTDDTSSSCNHSDSNSDLDSICTHETDSDFSCCAEECQHKPQSCGAMSNMTFDLMNVSGSQLGSEFSPTSQYKGRTLHTLHRPGDVSPDVSTLTATSDRVLDALRGKVTRMSRFFAAPFFKYLKAQTDWKIDRMSNEGFIFYHQLEPKGCQYREEEEYHILHHIQNGSYGDVFCVQDKTTGFTCAAKRIPLSRFSVEEVRTWSLLDSPRVVQLFGAVRDGLNIVLFMDLKPVDNVLLSADCRDTFLCDFGLSEVLDEDQRSRQTFRGTVLPGTETHMAPEVARGDQLSAKADVWSSCCMLLHMLNGYQPWISYYSPPLCLHIVNEPAPLGEVPSNCNNFTAQVFRSGLQKNPDKRASAQELKRMTTKALRAVGGLSPLSVRALCQKFYQAKHQRDGPSHPAVLPCAPKVLSGAHRPGMLWVSPWRTTAVEEDILDFKVSDSDPMSESPSPGSEWDSRPKSLHDDYMLNWSSDSDLDIYMADAECLGKCVGMDQDYEGDLEEDEDEEDWESPESTDYLKNLKELFPLLQKGQQRIESPVGSEPELEYLRHDVDPSAKILTVSPEPRDDPPSCFSDTSPLDQDSDHSSDDLSSGVFSSCNSQSDTVSDDQQQWTGPMHQSSLYGSEGVDICVENIDGECLRIRERKLVKVGHVAIGLSGQISDKPFTLETLDRKSLSFEDQVDQSPVWFSCIPAPDQCHHWVWRVRDGRLELRD; encoded by the exons ATGGCCATTCCTCAAATGCTCAATTCTGACGCCGCCCTCACCATGGTGATCGCAGGAGGTGAAGACGAAGGCCCAGTGAATGGTCATCAGTCATTGGTCCAACCATTTGCACCACATCTGAGTCGGGTCCTGCGACTGGGAACTGCGAAGCTCGTGGTCTCAGGAGGGGAAGAGAATTTAGATGAGAACCAGGGGCTCTCAGTGGTCGCCCAGGCGCAAA GTGAAGACTTCCAGGAGTTCAGTCCAACCAACACTCAGAGTTTCTATGACAGAGTGCAGTTGTTGAAAATGTGCAG GGCTGTGCAGTCATTGGTGCTCAGTGACTCTGAGGATGAGAAGGACGAACTGCTTTGCCAAAACCTGCAAAGGAAACATCGAAGGAGGCCAAGAAGTCAGAGAGAGCAGGAGCGCCCCATAATCAGGGGCCTTTGGGTGCAGGAGCTGGACTGGCTGAAGTCTTCCTCCAGGGAAATATCAACATCGTATGACATcatcccccctcctcctcagttCACCGATTCACTGAGCCAAGATGAACTGCAGGAATGTGGATGCAtcagtggaagtgtgtgtgagtgcagtgACACACCAGACTGGATGTTACCATCAAAAGAGCCATGTCCAACGCTCGATACCGACGACACGTCCAGCAGCTGCAATCATTCAGACTCAAACTCAGACCTGGACTCTATCTGCACTCATGAGACAGACTCCGACTTCAGCTGCTGTGCTGAGGAGTGCCAACACAAACCACAGAGTTGTGGAGCCATGTCaaacatgacctttgacctgatgAACGTCTCTGGATCTCAGCTTGGTTCTGAGTTTAGTCCAACATCTCAGTACAAGGGGAGAACTTTGCATACATTGCATCGTCCTGGAGATGTGTCTCCTGATGTGTCGACCCTCACCGCCACCAGTGACAGAGTTCTGGATGCTCTCAGAGGAAAAGTGACGCGGATGTCTAGGTTCTTTGCTGcccctttttttaaatatctaaaGGCGCAGACCGATTGGAAGATTGACAGAATGTCTAATGAGGGTTTCATCTTTTATCAT CAACTTGAGCCCAAGGGTTGTCAGtacagggaggaagaggagtacCACATTCTTCATCACATACAGAACGGGTCATATGGGGATGTGTTTTGTGTCCAGGACAAAACTACCGGGTTCACATGCGCAGCCAAGAGG ATTCCATTGAGTCGTTTCAGTGTGGAGGAAGTGAGGACCTGGAGTCTTCTGGACTCTCCCAGAGTGGTCCAGCTGTTCGGGGCAGTTAGGGATGGGCTGAACATCGTTCTCTTCATGGACCTGAAACCAG TGGACAATGTGTTGCTGTCGGCTGACTGCAGGGACACATTCCTGTGTGACTTTGGTCTCTCCGAGGTTTTAGATGAGGACCAGAGAAGCAGGCAGACTTTCAGAG GTACAGTTCTCCCTGGCACTGAGACTCACATGGCCCCTGAAGTTGCCAGAGGTGACCAGCTGAGTGCCAAAGCCGACgtctggagcagctgctgcatgtTATTGCACATGCTGAACGGCTACCAGCCCTGGATAAGTTACTATTCACCGCCACTTTGTCTCCAT ATTGTCAACGAACCCGCACCTCTGGGTGAGGTTCCTTCCAACTGTAACAACTTCACAGCACAAGTGTTCCGGTCTGGTCTCCAAAAGAATCCTGATAAACGAGCATCTGCCCAGGAGCTGAAGAGGATGACTACCAAAGCCCTGAGAGCAG TGGGAGGTTTGAGTCCCCTGTCTGTCAGAGCACTTTGTCAGAAATTCTATCAAGCTAAACACCAGCGTGACGGCCCATCCCATCCAGCAGTTCTCCCCTGTGCTCCCAAAGTCTTGTCTGGTGCACACAGACCAGGGATGCTCTGGGTGAGTCCCTGGAGAACTACAGCAGTGGAAGAGGACATCCTGGATTTCAAGGTTTCTGACTCTGATCCAATGTCTGAGAGTCCTTCTCCTGGATCAGAATGGGACTCTCGCCCCAAATCCCTGCATGACGACTACATGTTGAACTGGAGTTCAGATTCAGACCTGGACATTTACATGGCTGATGCAGAATGTTTGGGCAAGTGTGTCGGAATGGATCAGGACTATGAGGGGGAtttggaggaggatgaagatgaggaggactGGGAATCTCCTGAATCCACAGACTATCTGAAGAACTTGAAAGAACTCTTCCCTCTCCTGCAGAAGGGACAGCAAAGGATTGAAAGCCCAGTTGGGTCAGAACCAGAGCTGGAATACCTCCGACACG ATGTTGATCCAAGCGCCAAGATCCTCACCGTCTCCCCCGAACCTAGAGACGACCCTCCGTCCTGCTTCAGTGACACCTCGCCATTAGACCAG GACTCTGATCATTCATCTGATGACTTGAGCTCTGGGGTCTTCTCTTCGTGCAACAGTCAAAGTGACACCGTGAGTGATGACCAGCAGCAGTGGACAGGGCCGATGCACCAGTCTTCATTATATGGTAGTGAAG GTGTTGACATCTGTGTTGAGAACATCGACGGTGAGTGCCTGAGGATCCGGGAACGCAAACTGGTCAAGGTTGGACACGTTGCAATTGGGCTCAGTGGTCAG ATCTCAGACAAGCCCTTCACTCTGGAGACCTTGGACAGGAAGTCTCTATCATTTGAAGACCAGGTTGACCAGTCTCCAGTGTGGTTCAGTTGTATTCCAGCTCCTGACCAATGCCACCACTGGGTCTGGAGGGTCCGGGACGGCAGGCTGGAGCTCAGAGATTGA